One region of Chlorobiota bacterium genomic DNA includes:
- the pckA gene encoding phosphoenolpyruvate carboxykinase (ATP) — translation MSNDAIRQQLEGFGITNVGEIIYNGTTARLVEESVVRGDGHLTRGGALAVLTGQHTGRSVQDRFVVREPSSENHVWWGSVNREFPQDKFNALLDKAKGFLAGKDVFVADCYVGADPRYRLNVRVVNTNAYQNLFSQTLFIPLSKAGGSDANFAPDFTIVHVPSMEADPEVDGTRTGTFILLDLGQKLILIGGTSYAGEIKKSIFSVMNYLLPLRGIMPMHCSANVGKEGDVAVLFGLSGTGKTTLSADPNRLLIGDDEHGWSDDGVFNFEGGCYAKVIKLSAEAEPQIYATTQMFGTILENVVVDPATGEVDLDQAKYTENTRAAYPLDFIPGIAPGSAGGHPKNIIMLTADAFGVLPPISKLSTPQAMYQFISGYTAKVAGTEKGVTEPQPTFSACFGAPFMIHHPSVYAGLLGKKIEEHGVNCWLVNTGWTGGPAGVGSRMKIAYTRAMINAALAGQLDTAEYREDPIFGLMVPTSVPNVPDEVLNPRNTWSDPNAYDDQAYKLAGLFIENFKKFEEGTAEEIRAAAPRVREMAG, via the coding sequence ATGAGCAATGACGCAATCAGGCAACAATTGGAGGGGTTCGGTATCACGAACGTGGGGGAGATTATCTACAACGGCACCACCGCGCGGCTGGTGGAGGAATCGGTGGTTCGTGGCGACGGGCACCTTACCCGTGGCGGCGCGCTTGCGGTGCTTACCGGGCAGCACACGGGCCGCTCGGTACAGGATCGCTTTGTTGTCCGCGAGCCATCAAGCGAAAATCACGTTTGGTGGGGATCGGTCAATCGCGAATTCCCGCAGGACAAATTCAACGCACTGCTGGATAAAGCCAAAGGGTTCCTTGCTGGCAAAGATGTTTTCGTGGCCGATTGCTACGTCGGTGCCGACCCCCGTTACCGCCTGAACGTCCGCGTTGTCAACACCAACGCCTACCAGAATCTGTTCAGCCAAACCCTCTTCATCCCCCTTAGCAAAGCGGGGGGAAGCGATGCCAACTTTGCGCCCGATTTCACCATCGTCCACGTCCCCTCGATGGAAGCGGACCCGGAAGTTGACGGAACCCGCACCGGCACGTTCATCCTGCTTGACCTTGGCCAAAAATTGATCTTGATTGGCGGAACCTCCTATGCTGGCGAGATCAAAAAATCAATCTTCTCGGTGATGAACTACCTGCTTCCGTTGCGCGGTATCATGCCGATGCACTGCTCGGCCAACGTTGGGAAGGAAGGGGATGTTGCCGTGCTGTTCGGGTTGTCGGGAACCGGAAAAACCACACTCTCGGCCGACCCCAACCGCCTGCTGATTGGCGACGACGAACATGGCTGGTCCGACGACGGTGTGTTCAATTTTGAGGGGGGGTGCTACGCAAAAGTGATTAAGCTGAGTGCCGAGGCCGAGCCGCAGATCTACGCCACCACCCAGATGTTCGGAACGATTCTGGAGAATGTGGTGGTGGACCCGGCAACCGGCGAAGTGGACCTTGACCAAGCCAAATACACCGAGAATACTCGCGCCGCCTATCCGCTTGATTTCATCCCGGGAATTGCGCCAGGTTCGGCTGGTGGCCATCCAAAAAATATCATCATGCTTACCGCCGATGCCTTCGGCGTGCTGCCGCCAATTTCAAAGCTGAGCACCCCGCAGGCGATGTACCAGTTCATCAGCGGCTACACCGCAAAGGTGGCTGGGACCGAGAAAGGCGTGACCGAACCGCAGCCAACATTTAGTGCCTGCTTCGGCGCGCCGTTTATGATCCATCACCCGTCGGTCTATGCCGGGTTGTTGGGGAAGAAGATTGAGGAGCACGGGGTGAACTGCTGGCTGGTGAACACCGGCTGGACCGGCGGACCGGCTGGCGTGGGAAGCCGGATGAAAATTGCCTACACTCGCGCCATGATTAACGCCGCGCTTGCCGGCCAGCTTGATACCGCCGAGTACCGCGAGGACCCGATCTTCGGCCTGATGGTTCCCACCAGCGTCCCGAACGTTCCGGACGAAGTCCTGAACCCACGCAACACCTGGAGCGACCCGAACGCCTACGATGACCAAGCCTACAAACTGGCAGGGTTGTTTATCGAGAACTTCAAGAAATTTGAGGAAGGAACTGCCGAGGAAATCCGCGCCGCCGCGCCGCGTGTCCGCGAAATGGCGGGGTAA
- a CDS encoding GWxTD domain-containing protein, producing MRQVLLVIGLWAAVVAVPLVGPLAAQSLDRESIFFDAIPFAGRTKDSARMDLYLALPYATLKFERNGGKYQARYQVTFTVQGEGKKWLDTTFTRDLSTASYDATVGRPARYEFFQRKAFLPPGNYTATAEIVDVKNNLAGTIRRNATVRDYLAERFALSGLMLVSKIRENGSGHTITPMFTENISTLPDGYFLFFEAYNNTSDTAFRLTANYSTPKGDPVASLSFPKSLPTGRSQAWVRLPSKNLAKGLFNVELKATTAADTNNALATSARLIRVAESLDGMPLTEAELDEKIVQLRYVATQSEVDDIRSGSSFDEKKRRYAAFWERLDPTTGTQKNEAMIEYFRRIEYANDKFRSYAAGWLTDMGRVYIIYGQPDNVQRDPFRRDGRAVEVWQYYGQRNLRLTFVDDNGFGDYRLATAIPLGDKYQYKG from the coding sequence ATGAGACAAGTTTTGCTTGTGATTGGGTTGTGGGCCGCAGTGGTGGCCGTACCGCTCGTTGGTCCGCTTGCCGCGCAATCGCTGGACCGGGAAAGTATCTTTTTTGATGCCATCCCTTTTGCCGGCAGAACAAAGGATTCTGCGCGGATGGACCTCTATCTGGCACTCCCCTACGCCACGCTAAAGTTTGAGCGCAACGGCGGGAAGTACCAAGCCCGCTACCAGGTCACCTTCACCGTGCAGGGGGAAGGGAAAAAATGGCTGGACACCACCTTCACCCGCGACCTTTCCACCGCTTCCTACGATGCCACCGTTGGGCGGCCGGCACGCTACGAATTCTTCCAGCGGAAGGCATTCCTCCCCCCCGGAAACTACACCGCCACGGCGGAGATTGTGGACGTGAAAAACAACCTTGCCGGAACAATCCGCCGCAACGCCACCGTGCGCGATTACCTTGCCGAACGGTTCGCGCTCAGCGGGTTGATGCTGGTCTCCAAAATTCGGGAGAACGGGAGCGGGCACACCATCACCCCGATGTTCACCGAGAATATCAGCACCCTTCCCGACGGCTACTTCCTGTTTTTTGAAGCCTACAACAACACCAGCGACACCGCCTTCCGGCTGACGGCAAACTACAGCACTCCAAAAGGCGATCCCGTCGCCTCGCTCTCCTTCCCGAAATCGCTTCCCACGGGGCGTTCGCAAGCGTGGGTTCGGTTGCCGTCGAAGAATCTTGCCAAAGGGTTGTTCAACGTGGAGCTGAAGGCCACCACCGCCGCCGACACCAACAACGCGTTGGCAACATCGGCGCGGTTGATTCGCGTTGCCGAGTCGTTGGATGGAATGCCGCTGACCGAGGCCGAGCTGGATGAAAAGATCGTGCAACTCCGCTACGTCGCAACCCAGAGTGAGGTGGACGACATCCGCAGCGGATCAAGTTTCGACGAAAAGAAACGGCGATATGCGGCCTTCTGGGAACGGCTTGACCCCACCACAGGAACGCAAAAAAATGAAGCGATGATTGAGTACTTCCGGCGGATTGAATACGCCAACGACAAGTTCCGCAGCTACGCCGCCGGCTGGCTTACCGACATGGGCCGCGTGTACATCATCTACGGCCAGCCGGACAACGTCCAGCGCGACCCCTTCCGCCGCGACGGGCGCGCGGTGGAGGTGTGGCAATACTACGGCCAGCGCAACCTTCGCCTCACCTTCGTTGACGACAACGGTTTTGGCGATTACCGGCTGGCCACCGCAATCCCGCTTGGGGACAAATACCAGTACAAAGGATAA
- a CDS encoding TonB-dependent receptor plug domain-containing protein: MTNGFALLAQRLLAPRWTGLTLVRGLVVIALAMACAGPAAAQPVGDTTSTNPSPADTVARAGDSLRQELLSVRIGAPLGSVVPARGESGYQLLSNREMAWQSYYTATDLLRPYLPAYLLSHGAPGLRRGFSILGAATDALSTAFNGRPLRDLERDAMELEFYPAEFTERMEVLSGARALLYGSGEALMGVNMVAPAFDVVGSYARVWYIQGPNNNTGADLTFARNTSATTNINLGFRRMPSDGAYGNQDVSGWSARGTVRWRPSAGLGLALTELFSDHTHGANGGLTPESAFNPQSVGAAVRHGELHDETLRHDLTLSAQWHPLLGTTQSTERNGGDSTTRFDANLYYSFAERSLLVADTLAPIDTVEDQPTMMRRDLLGGRIAARLPLAFALLEANGLAELHGNGKLYLEAGGMLSLNASDVAEVSGAAKIHRSRGGDYFSLAGEGNLRLGDSVRLFGSYRQSIELNSTPVVPVWSLPDSNSAFSQWFTSSFLEAGGELRGGGVWLRGAAYLRQATPRAGNANLKAHTITAADLRASIPLSILRLDIHLLGTLLPDSDKRFPAFHGSGDLYGEFRLVQGNLNLRVGTTLEFQTELQGAEYEVMSGEFIYPRTAARQPEQLYPNWGVYARARLGDAYLRAELRNILDAEFWSLYRYPIWERALYLSVTWAFVD; encoded by the coding sequence ATGACGAACGGCTTCGCATTGCTTGCACAACGCTTGCTTGCGCCACGGTGGACCGGGCTGACGCTTGTGCGGGGGCTGGTGGTGATCGCGCTGGCAATGGCGTGCGCCGGACCCGCAGCAGCGCAACCCGTGGGCGACACAACATCCACCAACCCCTCCCCCGCCGACACCGTTGCGCGCGCTGGCGACTCGCTTCGCCAGGAGCTTCTTTCGGTGCGGATTGGCGCGCCGTTGGGGAGCGTGGTTCCGGCACGCGGGGAAAGTGGATATCAGCTGTTGAGCAACCGCGAAATGGCGTGGCAGAGCTACTACACGGCAACCGATCTTCTCCGCCCGTATCTGCCCGCCTATCTGTTGTCGCACGGTGCGCCGGGGTTGCGCCGTGGGTTCAGCATTCTTGGCGCGGCCACCGACGCACTTTCCACGGCCTTCAACGGCCGACCGCTGCGGGACCTTGAACGGGACGCAATGGAGTTGGAGTTTTATCCGGCGGAGTTCACCGAGCGGATGGAGGTGCTTTCCGGTGCGCGCGCGCTGCTGTACGGAAGCGGCGAGGCGTTGATGGGGGTGAACATGGTTGCGCCAGCGTTCGACGTTGTTGGAAGCTACGCCAGGGTGTGGTATATCCAAGGTCCGAATAACAACACCGGGGCGGACCTCACGTTTGCCCGCAACACCTCGGCCACAACAAACATCAATCTTGGCTTCCGGCGGATGCCCAGCGATGGCGCGTATGGCAACCAAGATGTTTCCGGCTGGAGCGCGCGCGGAACCGTCCGGTGGCGGCCATCGGCGGGGCTGGGGCTGGCACTGACGGAGTTGTTCAGCGACCACACCCACGGAGCCAACGGCGGGCTGACTCCGGAAAGCGCGTTCAACCCACAAAGCGTCGGGGCCGCCGTGCGCCACGGCGAACTGCACGACGAAACGCTTCGCCACGACCTTACCCTCTCCGCCCAATGGCATCCGTTGCTGGGAACCACGCAAAGCACCGAGAGGAACGGCGGCGACAGCACCACACGGTTCGATGCCAACCTTTACTACTCCTTTGCCGAGCGAAGCCTGCTGGTGGCCGACACCCTTGCCCCGATTGACACCGTGGAGGACCAACCCACCATGATGCGGCGGGACCTTCTTGGAGGAAGGATTGCTGCGCGATTGCCGCTGGCGTTCGCACTGCTGGAAGCCAACGGCCTGGCCGAATTGCACGGCAACGGAAAGCTCTATCTGGAAGCCGGTGGAATGCTGAGCTTGAACGCGTCGGACGTTGCCGAAGTAAGCGGCGCGGCAAAAATTCACCGAAGCCGTGGCGGCGATTACTTCTCGTTGGCAGGGGAAGGAAATCTGCGGCTGGGGGATTCGGTGCGGCTGTTTGGTTCCTACCGGCAAAGCATCGAACTGAACAGCACTCCAGTGGTCCCCGTGTGGTCCCTTCCCGACAGCAACAGCGCGTTCAGCCAGTGGTTTACGTCGTCGTTTCTGGAGGCGGGGGGCGAGCTTCGTGGCGGCGGGGTTTGGCTGCGCGGCGCGGCGTATCTGCGCCAGGCAACGCCCCGTGCCGGCAACGCCAACCTTAAGGCCCACACCATCACCGCTGCGGACCTTCGCGCAAGCATTCCGCTCAGCATTCTTCGGCTTGACATTCACCTTCTTGGAACCCTTCTTCCCGATAGCGACAAGCGGTTTCCGGCATTTCACGGAAGCGGAGATTTATACGGTGAGTTCCGATTGGTCCAGGGGAATTTGAACTTGCGTGTTGGAACAACGTTGGAATTCCAAACGGAGCTGCAAGGGGCGGAGTATGAGGTGATGAGCGGTGAGTTTATCTATCCAAGAACGGCGGCGCGGCAGCCGGAGCAGCTTTATCCAAACTGGGGGGTTTATGCCCGCGCCCGGCTTGGCGATGCGTACCTGCGTGCCGAGCTTCGGAACATTCTTGACGCGGAATTTTGGTCGCTCTATCGCTACCCAATCTGGGAGCGCGCGCTCTACCTGAGCGTGACGTGGGCGTTTGTGGATTAA
- a CDS encoding inorganic diphosphatase has protein sequence MTSPIPLLQIPSGANVPQIVNGIIEIPRGSRSKYEYVPKYNCFKLDRVLYSPMHYPTAYGFVPSTLYVDGDPLDILVLTDEPTFTGCLIEARPIGVMRMTDSGIPDDKIITVAARDQRYQHYASLENMKPHEKVELEHFFSIYKTLEGKSTSIDGWGDVDYAHQVIHEAMERYAKVAAGTPLHEVLATPKTHS, from the coding sequence ATGACCTCACCAATTCCTTTGCTCCAGATTCCATCGGGGGCCAACGTTCCCCAGATTGTCAACGGGATTATCGAGATTCCGCGTGGCTCGCGCAGCAAGTATGAGTACGTCCCGAAGTACAACTGCTTCAAGCTCGACCGGGTCCTCTACTCGCCGATGCACTACCCCACCGCCTACGGGTTTGTGCCAAGCACCCTGTACGTTGATGGCGACCCGCTGGACATCCTGGTGCTGACCGACGAACCGACCTTCACCGGCTGCTTGATTGAGGCCCGCCCAATCGGGGTGATGCGGATGACCGACAGCGGGATCCCCGACGACAAGATCATCACCGTGGCCGCACGCGACCAACGCTACCAGCACTACGCCTCGCTGGAGAATATGAAGCCGCATGAGAAAGTGGAGTTGGAGCACTTCTTCTCCATCTACAAAACTCTGGAAGGAAAAAGCACCAGCATTGACGGCTGGGGCGACGTTGACTACGCCCACCAAGTGATCCACGAAGCCATGGAACGGTACGCGAAGGTTGCTGCCGGAACCCCGTTGCATGAAGTCCTTGCAACCCCGAAAACCCATTCGTGA